One region of Vibrio sp. FE10 genomic DNA includes:
- a CDS encoding AEC family transporter, whose product MNTLWEQFAFSASVTGPICLMLFLGVMLKRIGLINDNFIDVASKVVFQVTLPAMLFLSIVQSNHDFAASGKLVIFGLVANLAFFVFTTASTKIAFKKPQDQGVIVQGGFRANTAIIGLAYVANIYGNDGVALAALYVASLTVLYNIQAVIALTPKGQESGEKAIQVIVKTLTKNPLIISIAMGVLFYLLSIPVPKMVTDAGQYFANMTLPLALLCTGGSLDIRSLKKDKGPTWFSTGYKLVLAPLLITLAALFFGFRGLDLGLIFLMSAAPTAAASYVMARAMGGNSTLAANIIALTTVVSLITCTLGIFALTAMDLI is encoded by the coding sequence ATGAACACACTTTGGGAACAGTTTGCGTTTTCGGCTTCGGTGACAGGTCCCATCTGTTTAATGCTGTTTCTTGGTGTCATGCTCAAGCGAATCGGCTTAATCAATGACAACTTCATTGATGTCGCATCCAAGGTCGTGTTTCAAGTCACCCTGCCTGCAATGCTGTTTTTGAGCATTGTTCAGTCTAACCACGACTTTGCCGCAAGTGGAAAGCTCGTCATTTTTGGTTTAGTCGCCAACCTTGCCTTCTTCGTATTCACCACAGCAAGCACCAAAATAGCCTTTAAAAAGCCTCAAGACCAAGGCGTAATCGTACAAGGTGGCTTTCGTGCCAACACTGCTATTATCGGGCTTGCTTATGTTGCCAATATATACGGCAACGATGGTGTCGCGCTCGCTGCTCTTTATGTCGCATCGCTGACTGTTCTCTATAACATTCAGGCAGTTATCGCGCTCACCCCAAAAGGTCAAGAGTCGGGTGAAAAAGCCATTCAAGTGATTGTTAAAACGCTCACCAAAAACCCTCTTATTATCTCGATCGCTATGGGTGTCTTGTTCTACTTACTATCGATTCCAGTACCGAAAATGGTGACAGATGCAGGGCAGTATTTTGCCAATATGACGTTACCATTAGCCCTGCTATGTACTGGAGGGTCGCTTGATATACGCTCTCTGAAAAAAGATAAAGGCCCAACTTGGTTCTCTACGGGATACAAACTGGTTTTGGCTCCGCTACTGATCACTCTGGCTGCCCTGTTCTTCGGTTTTAGAGGCTTAGATCTTGGTCTTATTTTCTTGATGAGCGCAGCGCCAACCGCAGCTGCAAGCTATGTTATGGCGCGTGCGATGGGTGGGAACTCCACATTGGCCGCCAATATTATCGCGCTAACCACTGTCGTTTCGCTTATCACTTGTACGCTTGGCATATTTGCATTAACTGCAATGGATTTAATATAG
- a CDS encoding acyltransferase: MSSVQHTPSQRIASIELGRVVAILAIIGLHGQMALTYWQIDEVPWIGYVLNQAARFAVPLFFLISGYLIQPKLTASPWTTFINYSKPLLKVWLVWSVICLVMPFNLAKVEELGYLGERQGYWGFLMNTPLNSFLEGGLVHLWFIPALVCAVLIIALMVEMKLDKLLLPTAILLYVYGVLAGSYASLTDLSAPFFTRNGPFFSTLMVTLGFLIRQHQWKVSSAKALGLLALGMFIHFAEAAWLTTFDIAFNMNDFLFGTALWGMGVFMWLLANPNIGDYAWVRSISNRMLGIYVCHLLIIIVLFNVCGVLGITELGKDITVFFGTFILSFMLVTGIEKTPLRHALLR; this comes from the coding sequence ATGTCTTCCGTTCAACATACGCCTTCACAGCGCATCGCCAGTATCGAGTTAGGTCGAGTGGTTGCTATCTTGGCGATCATTGGCTTACACGGCCAGATGGCACTTACTTATTGGCAAATCGATGAAGTGCCATGGATTGGTTATGTGCTTAACCAAGCCGCTCGCTTCGCTGTGCCTCTGTTCTTCCTTATTTCCGGCTATCTGATCCAACCTAAGCTCACAGCGTCGCCTTGGACAACCTTCATCAACTACTCCAAACCACTACTCAAAGTTTGGTTGGTATGGAGCGTCATCTGCCTAGTCATGCCATTTAATCTCGCTAAGGTTGAAGAATTGGGTTACTTAGGCGAACGCCAAGGCTACTGGGGCTTTTTAATGAACACCCCGCTCAACTCTTTCTTAGAGGGTGGGCTGGTTCACTTATGGTTTATTCCTGCCCTTGTGTGTGCAGTTTTGATCATCGCCTTAATGGTTGAGATGAAACTCGACAAACTGCTATTGCCAACGGCTATTCTGCTTTACGTGTATGGTGTGTTGGCGGGCAGCTATGCGAGCTTAACCGACCTCAGCGCGCCATTCTTCACCCGTAACGGCCCGTTCTTTAGTACGTTAATGGTGACCTTGGGCTTCCTGATTCGTCAGCATCAATGGAAAGTATCATCAGCCAAGGCATTGGGATTATTAGCACTAGGCATGTTCATTCACTTTGCTGAGGCAGCATGGCTAACCACGTTTGACATCGCATTCAACATGAATGATTTCTTGTTCGGTACTGCTCTATGGGGAATGGGCGTGTTTATGTGGCTTCTGGCTAATCCAAACATCGGTGATTACGCGTGGGTTCGTTCTATCTCGAATCGCATGCTAGGTATCTACGTTTGCCATCTGCTGATCATTATCGTGCTGTTCAATGTTTGCGGAGTCTTGGGTATCACGGAGCTCGGTAAAGATATCACCGTCTTCTTCGGCACCTTTATCCTGAGCTTTATGTTGGTCACTGGTATCGAAAAAACGCCACTACGACACGCGCTGCTTCGTTAG
- a CDS encoding 6-pyruvoyl trahydropterin synthase family protein, with product MNLFVRDLTVIDSSYICEHRGVVGDSWILDVTMSGELNEMSMVLDFSRVKKQIKQLVDQHVDHRLLLPMKNAAIVHQASKAGYSKVDVLRGNKSLHLHCPDEAYCLIDAEAITIESVTAHVYNILRDNLPSNVTGLEITLRHENINGAFYHYTHGLKKHDGNCQRIAHGHRSPVEILVDGQRDEQREQAFAQRWEDIYLGSKEDQVSVSSLNLSEHANSVNDESHYGFCYTAPQGEFELAIAKSETEILPTDTTVELLAGYIADQVAPSLAENQSLQIVAYEGVGKGAMAFL from the coding sequence TTGAACCTATTTGTAAGAGACCTTACCGTTATCGATTCTTCATATATCTGTGAACACAGAGGGGTCGTAGGAGATAGTTGGATTTTAGATGTCACCATGTCTGGTGAACTGAACGAAATGAGCATGGTTCTGGACTTTAGCAGAGTCAAAAAGCAGATCAAACAGCTGGTTGATCAACATGTTGATCACCGCTTACTGCTGCCAATGAAAAACGCTGCAATCGTGCATCAAGCAAGCAAAGCCGGTTACTCTAAGGTAGATGTGCTGCGTGGTAACAAGAGCTTGCACCTGCATTGCCCTGATGAAGCATACTGCCTGATTGATGCTGAGGCGATCACCATCGAGAGTGTGACCGCACACGTTTATAATATTCTTCGCGACAACCTTCCAAGTAACGTCACAGGGTTAGAGATTACCCTTCGCCATGAAAACATTAATGGTGCGTTCTACCACTATACTCACGGCTTGAAAAAGCACGATGGTAACTGTCAGCGCATCGCACATGGCCATCGTTCTCCAGTCGAAATCTTGGTTGATGGTCAACGTGACGAACAACGCGAGCAGGCGTTTGCTCAGCGTTGGGAAGATATTTATTTAGGTTCTAAAGAAGACCAAGTTTCGGTCTCTTCATTGAACCTGAGTGAACACGCGAACAGTGTTAATGATGAAAGTCACTATGGTTTCTGCTACACGGCGCCACAAGGCGAATTTGAGCTAGCGATTGCTAAGAGTGAAACGGAAATCTTACCAACAGATACCACGGTTGAATTACTGGCAGGCTATATTGCGGATCAAGTTGCCCCAAGCTTGGCAGAAAACCAGTCACTACAGATCGTCGCTTATGAAGGGGTAGGTAAAGGCGCGATGGCGTTCCTATAG
- a CDS encoding AraC family transcriptional regulator: MDLLSQLMEHFSIRTGVFYSGNLCGVSSFNAQQGKEGHLHVLSAGELTLSSANTEHRKLSQPCIVYLPNSTPHAIEGFGGGAEIVCASVEYRAGQMNPLLSALPDVIVIPFEDAPNLMPVIEVLFRESSQESSGQQYLMDKLSDALMALIFRHLIEQQQIDQGVFSALAHPRLAPVVTAIHLMPARHFSIEQMASLAAMSRTQFIEAFKREVGETPGDYVQKWRVSVAQSLLLQNKPINWVADEVGYNSYSGFARAFQHVAGMSPRLWLKQNLS, encoded by the coding sequence ATGGATCTGCTGTCACAACTAATGGAACACTTCTCGATACGCACTGGCGTTTTCTATTCTGGGAACCTGTGTGGAGTGTCGTCGTTTAACGCGCAACAAGGCAAAGAGGGGCATCTTCACGTATTGAGTGCCGGTGAGTTGACTCTGTCGAGTGCTAATACGGAACACAGGAAGCTCTCCCAACCTTGTATCGTCTATTTACCCAATAGCACACCACACGCAATTGAAGGTTTCGGAGGTGGCGCGGAAATCGTGTGTGCGAGTGTGGAATATCGAGCAGGGCAGATGAATCCATTGTTGTCTGCGCTTCCTGATGTGATCGTGATTCCGTTTGAGGACGCACCTAACTTAATGCCTGTGATAGAGGTGTTATTTCGAGAATCGAGCCAAGAGTCATCAGGGCAGCAATACTTAATGGATAAGTTGAGTGATGCGTTAATGGCTTTGATTTTCCGCCATCTCATTGAACAACAGCAGATCGATCAAGGTGTATTTTCTGCGCTTGCTCATCCGCGGCTTGCTCCGGTCGTTACTGCGATTCATCTAATGCCTGCTCGCCACTTTTCGATCGAGCAAATGGCTTCATTGGCAGCGATGTCGCGAACTCAGTTTATAGAAGCGTTCAAGCGTGAAGTCGGTGAAACCCCAGGTGACTATGTACAAAAGTGGCGGGTGTCTGTGGCTCAGTCGTTGCTGTTACAGAACAAGCCCATCAATTGGGTGGCGGACGAAGTGGGGTACAACAGCTATTCTGGCTTCGCTCGAGCTTTTCAGCACGTTGCGGGAATGTCGCCGCGTTTGTGGCTAAAGCAAAACCTGTCGTGA
- a CDS encoding YHS domain-containing (seleno)protein: MSHMKSTSQKITLLAALLGTSFSLMAADLDMSVDNNDLAIKGYDPVAYFANEGPVKGTSEFTATYKNAIYNFVSSENRDEFRANPQAYAPQYGGYCAFGVAMGKKFETDPLAWKVEDGKLYLNLDKSVQKRWLENTQEFIQDANSNWTTIKTVEAYKL, encoded by the coding sequence ATGTCACACATGAAATCGACCAGTCAAAAAATCACGCTATTGGCCGCGCTACTTGGAACCAGCTTTTCTTTAATGGCCGCAGATCTTGATATGAGCGTCGACAACAATGACCTCGCCATTAAAGGTTATGACCCTGTCGCTTACTTTGCCAATGAAGGGCCAGTTAAAGGCACATCTGAGTTCACAGCGACTTATAAGAATGCGATTTATAACTTTGTGAGCAGTGAAAACCGAGATGAATTCCGAGCTAACCCACAAGCTTATGCACCTCAATATGGCGGCTATTGTGCCTTTGGTGTGGCAATGGGTAAGAAATTTGAAACAGACCCACTAGCTTGGAAAGTAGAAGATGGGAAGCTGTACTTGAACTTAGATAAGTCAGTTCAAAAACGTTGGTTGGAGAACACACAAGAATTCATCCAAGACGCCAACAGCAATTGGACCACTATAAAAACCGTCGAAGCCTATAAGCTTTAA
- a CDS encoding START domain-containing protein, with product MILPRILVLGLCAFSTLTCATPWQFVKSEDGIIIDKRPHSEGLVEIRAQMQTPTTYSGFLLLLEDSENVPNWIDNVSKSRVLMQISKSENIVYTQFKAPWPARDRDMVTYSKYSIEDGQFVLSIKDASNYLAKESGYIRIYDVDALWTLQPLTNGNSYITYTAYANAGGILPNWLMNKLSIGSALSTFKGLKEQLPKYQGQQHPNLPSESR from the coding sequence ATGATATTACCTAGGATTTTGGTACTCGGGCTCTGTGCCTTCTCAACACTCACCTGCGCCACCCCATGGCAGTTCGTAAAAAGTGAAGATGGCATCATCATTGATAAGAGACCTCATAGCGAAGGCTTGGTAGAAATACGAGCACAAATGCAAACGCCCACCACCTATTCTGGTTTTTTACTGTTATTAGAAGACAGCGAAAACGTACCAAACTGGATAGATAATGTGTCGAAAAGTCGTGTCTTGATGCAGATATCTAAGTCTGAAAACATCGTCTATACCCAATTCAAAGCGCCATGGCCTGCCAGAGATAGAGATATGGTGACCTACTCAAAATACAGCATTGAAGATGGGCAGTTTGTCTTGTCGATTAAGGATGCGTCTAACTATTTAGCGAAAGAGTCAGGGTACATTCGAATTTATGATGTGGATGCGCTTTGGACATTGCAACCGCTCACCAATGGCAACAGTTACATCACCTATACCGCTTATGCGAACGCAGGTGGCATACTGCCAAATTGGCTAATGAACAAGTTATCGATTGGCAGTGCGCTGAGCACGTTTAAAGGATTGAAAGAACAGCTACCAAAGTACCAAGGCCAACAGCACCCTAATCTGCCAAGCGAGTCTCGCTAG
- a CDS encoding DNA mismatch repair protein, producing the protein MALRLPPAWAIVLAGLILNVMAIVMSSLVLDKIEAEKAEYNDRKYGNVYSIQLAWNTIETLERKREAILIHLDKSSAERAQPATALDEALRGQLRRWVDDEVPTISLANLSKLMMLINSAQESQRTRIDNYYLDNLTLVELIQRLDEKMAFYKNIALFLQVFGLALILARDLARRP; encoded by the coding sequence ATGGCATTGCGCCTTCCTCCTGCTTGGGCGATTGTCCTCGCAGGTCTTATACTTAACGTCATGGCGATTGTCATGTCGAGTTTAGTGTTAGACAAAATTGAAGCGGAGAAAGCAGAATACAACGATCGTAAATACGGCAATGTGTACTCAATACAACTGGCCTGGAACACGATCGAAACCTTAGAGCGCAAGCGTGAAGCGATTCTGATTCACCTAGATAAATCATCAGCAGAAAGGGCTCAACCCGCTACCGCTTTAGACGAAGCGTTGCGAGGTCAGTTAAGGCGCTGGGTTGATGATGAAGTTCCCACCATCTCGTTGGCTAATTTATCTAAGCTTATGATGCTGATAAACAGTGCCCAAGAATCGCAGCGAACTCGAATCGATAACTACTATTTGGATAACCTGACTTTGGTTGAATTAATCCAAAGACTCGACGAGAAAATGGCTTTCTATAAGAACATCGCCTTGTTTCTTCAGGTATTTGGTTTGGCACTTATTTTAGCTCGAGACCTAGCAAGAAGACCTTAA
- a CDS encoding MAPEG family protein has translation MVTALYAALLTVVMIWLAIEVIKQRRINLVAHADGGVESLQIARSAQSNAMDYIPITVILMGLLEMNGADVWLIHVLGVAFILGRVIHAKGILAKNFKGRKVGMVLTLICMISLIVLNLVYLPFDKMF, from the coding sequence ATGGTAACAGCACTTTACGCAGCCTTGCTGACGGTCGTAATGATTTGGTTAGCGATTGAAGTTATTAAGCAGAGGCGAATCAATCTTGTTGCTCATGCCGATGGCGGTGTTGAGTCGTTGCAGATAGCTCGATCGGCACAAAGTAACGCAATGGATTACATCCCAATCACGGTTATCTTGATGGGATTGTTAGAGATGAATGGTGCTGATGTTTGGCTTATTCACGTACTTGGCGTAGCGTTTATTCTGGGACGAGTTATTCATGCAAAAGGCATTTTAGCGAAGAACTTCAAAGGTCGAAAAGTGGGTATGGTGTTAACGCTTATCTGCATGATCTCTTTGATTGTCCTAAACTTAGTTTATCTACCTTTTGATAAAATGTTCTAG